In Phacochoerus africanus isolate WHEZ1 chromosome 16, ROS_Pafr_v1, whole genome shotgun sequence, one genomic interval encodes:
- the LOC125117723 gene encoding putative DBH-like monooxygenase protein 2, which produces MAHALLLQLLLLSALAAPSQGNRLGPTSSLRYSRFLDPSNVIFLRWDFDLDAEIIAFELRVRTAGWVGLGITNRYTRAGSDLVVGGVSPDGHVYFSDQHVVDEDTLEEDGSQDAELQGLTEDAVYTTMRFSRPFRSCDPQDQDITSDTVRVLAAYGPDDTLKLDRERTFVKSIFLLQIIHPDDLDAPEDTVIHDLEITDFLIPEDDTTYACTFLPLPIVSKKHHIYKFEPKLGPHNETMVHHILLYACGNASALPTGISDCYGADPAFSLCSQVIVGWAVGGTSYQFPDDVGISIGTPLDPQWIRLEIHYSNFHNLPGVYDSSGIRVYYTAKLRKYDMGVLQLGFFTFPIHFIPPGAESFMSYGLCKTDKFEEMNGAPVLDIQVYGYLLHTHLAGRALQAVQYRNGTQLQTICKDDSYDFNLQETRDLPYRMVIKPGDELLVECHYQTLDRDFLTFGGPSTINEMCLIFLFYYPRNNISSCMGYPDIIYVAHELGEEASDSMEGMMAMNNVEWTPESIKKAEKACKEAQQTVIIKTIDELVENTTGWIPEIVPTPRGPCLESSGGKVEPEDQTPAGFRAAPMALSVSSAATPSRLPLAAFLLGQGTLSWLLATLQAGV; this is translated from the exons ATGGCCCATGCCCTTCTCCTCCAGCTTCTTCTGCTTTCAGCCCTGGCAGCCCCCTCCCAAGGCAACCGCCTCGGCCCCACCTCGAGTCTGCGTTATTCTAGGTTCCTAGATCCTTCTAATGTCATTTTCCTGCGCTGGGACTTTGACCTGGACGCTGAGATCATCGCTTTTGAGCTCCGGGTCCGGACAGCTGGCTGGGTGGGCTTGGGCATCACCAATCGCTACACCAGAGCAGGCAGCGATCTGGTTGTCGGAGGGGTCTCGCCTGACGGTCATGTCTATTTCTCG GATCAGCATGTGGTGGATGAAGACACCCTGGAAGAGGACGGGAGCCAGGACGCAGAGCTGCAGGGGCTGACAGAAGACGCTGTCTACACCACCATGCGCTTCTCCAGGCCCTTCCGCTCCTGCGACCCTCAAGACCAAGACATCACG AGTGACACTGTGAGGGTGCTGGCTGCCTACGGCCCTGATGACACCCTGAAGCTGGATCGGGAGCGGACGTTCGTGAAGTCCATCTTCCTGCTCCAGATCATCCACCCCGACGATCTCGACGCCCCCGAGGACACCGTCATCCACGACCTGGAGATCACAGAT TTCCTCATTCCAGAGGATGACACCACCTATGCCTgcaccttcctccctctccccatcgtTAGCAAGAAGCATCACATCTACAAG TTTGAGCCCAAACTGGGACCTCACAACGAGACCATGGTGCACCACATCCTGTTGTACGCCTGCGGCAACGCCAGCGCCCTCCCCACGGGCATCAGCGACTGCTACGGGGCCGACCCTgccttctccctctgctcccaggtCATCGTGGGCTGGGCTGTCGGGGGCACA AGTTACCAGTTTCCGGACGACGTGGGCATCTCTATTGGGACGCCCCTGGACCCCCAGTGGATCCGACTGGAGATTCATTATAGCAATTTTCACAATCTTCCCG GGGTGTACGACTCCTCGGGAATTCGAGTCTACTACACGGCAAAGCTGCGCAAATACGACATGGGTGTCCTGCAGCTGGGCTTCTTCACATTCCCCATCCACTTCATCCCCCCGGGCGCCGAGTCCTTCATGTCCTACGGGCTGTGTAAGACGGACAAGTTTGAGGAG ATGAATGGGGCTCCGGTGCTTGACATCCAGGTGTATGGCTACCTGCTCCACACCCACTTGGCTGGCCGGGCTCTGCAAGCCGTGCAATACAG AAATGGAACACAACTCCAAACAATCTGTAAAGATGACTCCTACGATTTCAATCTGCAGGAGACTCGAGATTTACCTTATCGCATGGTCATCAAGCCG GGAGATGAATTGCTGGTGGAGTGTCACTACCAGACGCTGGACCGAGACTTCTTGACCTTT gGGGGGCCCAGCACCATTAATGAGATGtgcctcatcttcctcttctACTATCCCCGAAACAACATCTCCAGCTGCATGGGCTACCCCGACATCATCTATGTGGCCCatgagctgggggaggaggcttCAGA CTCCATGGAGGGCATGATGGCCATGAACAATGTTGAGTGGACCCCGGAAAGCATTAAGAAGGCAGAGAAAGCCTGCAAGGAGGCCCAGCAGACGGTGATAATAAAGACCATTGAC GAGCTAGTGGAAAACACAACAGGCTGGATTCCGGAAATCGTCCCTACTCCCCGAGGCCCCTGCTTGGAGTCCTCCGGAGGCAAAGTGGAGCCCGAGGACCAAACCCCTGCTGGcttcagggctgcaccaatggcccTCTCCGTCTCCAGCGCTGCTACTCCAAGTCGCCTCCccctggctgccttcttgctTGGGCAGGGGACCCTCTCTTGGCTCCTTGCCACCCTGCAGGCTGGAGTCTGA
- the LOC125117482 gene encoding probable inactive serine protease 58: MKFIFVWALANLPVALPFDPDYKDAITPPYMVYLKSDYLPCAGVLIHPLWVITAAHCNLPKLQLILGITKPSNLKEENYLQVVGYEKMIHHPQFSITSIEHNLMLIKLSDNIELNDYVKLASLPREPAAENTLCMVSTWAYHVCDIYKDPDSLQNVNISVISNTQCRAAYKTYNIRDTMLCVGIVPGRRQPCKEVTAAPAVCDGKLQGILTFADGCVLRADVGIYTRIINYMPWIENTIRNN; this comes from the exons ATGAAGTTTATCTTTGTGTGGGCTCTCGCGAACCTGCCTG TTGCTTTGCCCTTTGATCCAGACTACAAAGATGCCATCACACCTCCCTACATGGTCTACCTGAAATCTGATTATTTGCCTTGTGCTGGAGTCCTGATCCACCCGCTTTGGGTGATCACCGCTGCACACTGTAACTTACC GAAGCTGCAGTTAATACTGGGGATTACAAAGCCATCAAatctcaaagaagaaaattacctaCAAGTGGTTGGTTATGAGAAGATGATCCATCACCCACAATTCTCCATCACTTCTATCGAGCATAACCTCATGCTCATCAAGCTAAGTGACAACATTGAACTCAATGACTATGTGAAACTGGCCAGCCTGCCCAGAGAGCCCGCTGCTGAAAACACCCTGTGCATGGTCTCCACCTGGGCCTACCACGTGTGCGACATCT acAAGGACCCTGACTCCCTGCAAAACGTGAACATCTCTGTCATCTCCAACACCCAGTGCCGCGCTGCCTATAAAACCTACAACATCAGGGATACCATGCTGTGCGTGGGCATTGTGCCCGGAAGGAGGCAGCCCTGTAAG GAAGTCACAGCTGCTCCCGCAGTGTGTGATGGGAAACTTCAAGGAATCCTGACTTTTGCGGACGGATGTGTTTTGAGAGCCGATGTTGGCATCTATACCAGAATCATTAACTATATGCCCTGGATTGAAAATACCATCCGGAATAACTGA